A window of the Branchiostoma lanceolatum isolate klBraLanc5 chromosome 13, klBraLanc5.hap2, whole genome shotgun sequence genome harbors these coding sequences:
- the LOC136446767 gene encoding lanosterol synthase-like, with the protein MGDRIRRRGGPYKTEPATDLTRWRLSNVGGRQTWRYFDEGDTPEREQNMVERHALGLDTSAFAPSLPKARTAREAVRNGMKFYSQLQTEDGHWAGDYGGPLFLMPGLVIVCHVTKARLSEPQRLEMIRYLRSVQLPDGGWGLHIEDHSTVFGTALNYVTLRLLGVPADDKDAVRARNCLHAKGGAVGIPSWGKFWLAVLGVYSWDGLNSLFPEMWLLPSWTPAHPSTLWCHCRQVYLPMSYCYAVQLTAEVDTLIRELRTELYLEDYERIDWPAQRNNVATCDVYTPHSWLLNLAYVGINLYESWHSSSLRQWAIDELYDHIKADDSFTKCISIGPISKVIQMLVRWHADGPTSPAFREHASRVADYLWLGLDGMKMQGTNGSQLWDTAFVVQAFMEAEAEKDSEFTSCLHRAHSFLRFTQIPDNPPDYETYYRQMNKGGFPFSTRDCGWIVTDCTAEGLKSMMMLQERCQGVKDPAPDQRLFDAVDVLLNMRNSDGGFATYETKRGGKLLELLNPSEVFGDIMIDYTYVECTSAVMQALKHFQDQHPDHRAREISDTLRKGLDYVMGLQRSDGSWEGSWGVCFTYGTWFGLEALACMGHRYDIGTATEAVTRACNFLTSHQMKAGGGWGENFESCEERKYVQSDTSQVVNTCWALLGLMAVRYPDLSVLEPGVKFLMDRQRENGDWPQENVCGVFNKSCAISYTSYRNVFTIWALGRFCRLYPHSTLAGGAAKS; encoded by the exons ATGGGAGACAG AATAAGGAGGCGTGGCGGTCCTTACAAGACCGAACCCGCCACGGACCTAACAAGATGGCGACTGAGCAACGTGGGGGGTCGTCAAACCTGGCGGTACTTTGATGAAGGGGACACACCTGAAAGAGAACAGAACATGGTTGAGAGACACGCTCTTGGATTGGACACG AGTGCCTTTGCGCCGTCTTTGCCTAAAGCCCGAACCGCTAGAGAAGCCGTGAGGAATGGGATGAAGTTTTACTCCCAACTGCAGACCGAGGACGGCCACTGGGCTGGCGACTACGGAGGACCACTCTTCCTTATGCCCG GTCTAGTGATTGTTTGTCACGTGACGAAGGCCCGCCTATCAGAGCCCCAGCGCCTGGAGATGATCCGGTACCTCCGATCCGTGCAGCTGCCAGACGGCGGTTGGGGCCT ACACATTGAGGACCATTCCACCGTCTTCGGCACGGCGCTAAACTACGTCACGCTAAGGCTGCTGGGAGTTCCTGCAGACGACAAAGACGCTGTGCGGGCTCGCAACTGTCTCCATGCCAAAG GTGGCGCAgttggcattccatcctggggaAAGTTCTGGTTGGCTGTCTTGGGCGTCTACAGCTGGGACGGCCTAAACTCTCTCTTTCCTGAAATGTG GCTGCTCCCATCCTGGACGCCCGCCCACCCGTCCACCCTGTGGTGCCACTGCAGACAGGTCTACCTGCCCATGAGTTACTGCTACGCCGTGCAGCTCACAGCTGAGGTGGACACCCTGATCAGAGAACTCAGAACA GAGCTGTATCTTGAAGACTATGAGAGAATCGACTGGCCGGCCCAGAGAAATAACGTCGCCACCTGTGACGTGTACACTCCTCACAGCTGGCTGCTCAACCTGGCTTACG TTGGGATCAACCTGTACGAGTCGTGGCACAGCTCCAGCCTGAGACAGTGGGCGATAGACGAGCTGTACGATCACATCAAGGCAGACGACAGTTTTACCAAGTGCATCAGCATAGGACCG ATCTCCAAGGTGATCCAGATGCTTGTCCGTTGGCATGCCGACGGCCCCACCTCTCCCGCCTTCCGGGAACACGCCTCCAGGGTAGCCGACTATCTCTG GTTGGGTCTGGACGGCATGAAGATGCAG GGGACAAACGGTTCTCAATTGTGGGACACAGCCTTCGTGGTGCAGGCCTTCATGGAA GCCGAAGCAGAAAAGGACAGTGAGTTCACCTCGTGTCTCCACCGTGCGCATAGCTTCCTTAGATTCACACAG ATTCCTGACAACCCACCCGACTATGAGACATACTACAGGCAAATGAACAAG GGCGGTTTTCCGTTCAGTACGCGCGACTGTGGGTGGATCGTGACGGACTGCACGGCGGAAGGTCTGAAGTCCATGATGATGTTACAGGAGCGGTGTCAGGGCGTGAAGGACCCGGCACCTGACCAGAGGCTCTTCGACGCCGTCGACGTG TTACTGAACATGAGAAACAGTGATGGTGGCTTCGCTACCTACGAGACCAAGAGGGGCGGAAAGTTGCTGGAACTACTAAATCCGTCGGAAGTCTTCG GTGACATCATGATAGACTACACATACGTGGAGTGCACGTCTGCCGTCATGCAGGCGCTGAAACACTTCCAGGACCAACACCCAGATCACAGGGCACGGGAGATCAG TGATACACTTAGGAAAGGCTTGGACTACGTCATGGGTTTGCAGCGGAGTGATGGATCATGGGAAGG ATCTTGGGGCGTGTGTTTTACCTACGGGACGTGGTTCGGGTTGGAGGCCTTGGCGTGCATGGGACACAGATACGACATCGG TACCGCTACCGAGGCCGTGACTCGCGCCTGTAACTTCCTGACGTCGCATCAGATGAAGGCAggcggggggtggggggagaACTTCGAGTCGTGCGAGGAGCGCAAATACGTGCAGAGCGACACGTCACAAGTTGTGAACACCTGCTGGGCACTGCTGGGTCTGATGGCGGTCAG GTATCCCGATCTTAGCGTGCTGGAACCAGGAGTCAAATTCCTTATGGATAGACAAAGGGAGAATGGTGATTGGCCACAG gAGAATGTTTGCGGAGTCTTTAACAAGTCCTGTGCCATCAGCTACACCAGCTATAGAAACGTCTTCACTATCTGGGCCCTTGGAAGGTTCTGTCGCCTGTACCCCCACAGCACTCTGGCAGGGGGCGCTGCTAAAAGTTAG
- the LOC136446770 gene encoding putative defense protein 3 isoform X1 has product MRNMLAVLVLVCAVSVCSAFPNGAPRGACVTMTPGHIYFNLTRVHAQTTASPYTVTVGSNQYKPGDMVKVQIVGPQFEGFLLQARHNGNTAPVGAFSNPPTDTKAVTCTSGSDSMTHANPNAKQNITLTWTAPTDARADVMFIATVAQEKNMFWLNNTSPMVTLAQGYKKEVNGNHV; this is encoded by the exons ATGAGAAACATGCTTGCCGTTCTCGTGTTAGTCTGTGCCGTGTCTGTGTGTAGCGCGTTCCCGAACGGTGCACCCAGGGGTGCGTGTGTGACCATGACGCCTGGTCACATCTACTTCAACCTGACAAGGGTGCACGCCCAGACCACCGCAAGTCCGTACACCGTCACTGTCGGGTCTAACCAGTACAAGCCAGGAGATATGGTCAAGG TCCAAATCGTGGGCCCGCAGTTTGAAGGTTTCCTGCTGCAGGCGCGCCATAACGGTAACACGGCCCCGGTCGGCGCCTTCTCCAACCCGCCCACTGACACCAAAGCCGTGACGTGTACCAGCGGCAGCGACAGCATGACTCACGCCAACCCCAACGCCAAACAAAACATCACCCTCACCTGGACCGCGCCCACCGACGCAAGGGCTGACGTCATGTTCAT TGCCACCGTTGCGCAGGAGAAGAACATGTTCTGGTTGAACAACACATCTCCCATGGTCACTCTGGCTCAAG GCTACAAGAAGGAGGTGAACGGGAACCACGTATGA
- the LOC136446770 gene encoding putative defense protein 3 isoform X2: MFVVLVLVGALSLCNAYPNGAPKDACATMMPGHKYANLTTVHAQTTPSPYKVMVASNQYSPGATLKVQIVGPQFEGFLLQARHNGNTAPVGAFSNPPTDTKAVTCTSGSDSMTHANPNAKQNITLTWTAPTDARADVMFIATVAQEKNMFWLNNTSPMVTLAQGYKKEVNGNHV; encoded by the exons ATGTTTGTAGTCCTTGTGTTAGTCGGGGCCCTGTCTCTGTGTAACGCCTACCCTAACGGTGCTCCTAAGGATGCATGTGCGACTATGATGCCCGGGCATAAGTACGCCAACCTAACGACTGTGCACGCACAGACCACGCCGAGCCCGTACAAGGTAATGGTCGCGTCTAACCAGTATAGCCCGGGAGCCACACTCAAGG TCCAAATCGTGGGCCCGCAGTTTGAAGGTTTCCTGCTGCAGGCGCGCCATAACGGTAACACGGCCCCGGTCGGCGCCTTCTCCAACCCGCCCACTGACACCAAAGCCGTGACGTGTACCAGCGGCAGCGACAGCATGACTCACGCCAACCCCAACGCCAAACAAAACATCACCCTCACCTGGACCGCGCCCACCGACGCAAGGGCTGACGTCATGTTCAT TGCCACCGTTGCGCAGGAGAAGAACATGTTCTGGTTGAACAACACATCTCCCATGGTCACTCTGGCTCAAG GCTACAAGAAGGAGGTGAACGGGAACCACGTATGA